The proteins below come from a single Candidatus Methylomirabilota bacterium genomic window:
- a CDS encoding iron chelate uptake ABC transporter family permease subunit, with amino-acid sequence MAHDLLVLMWVPFLMCLVLTGIHAYLGLHVIAREVVFVDIALAQIAALGAAAALLWGHDLDSWESYVLGLSFTILGALVFALTRSRERRVSQEAIIGVVYAVSAAAAILVADRTPHGAEHLRGMLVGSILAVRGSEVIKVACLYSLIGLFHLLCRRPFFLISEFPDRAYAEGLPVRGWDFLFYASFGVVVTSSVRIAGVLLVFSYLIVPTLAANLIGGSVARRLAIAWGFGTLVSVIAMGASAILDLPTGATVVCAFGLILLILAAVTRARGGMVRA; translated from the coding sequence ATGGCCCACGACCTTCTCGTCTTGATGTGGGTGCCGTTCTTGATGTGCCTGGTGCTTACGGGCATCCACGCGTATCTCGGGCTCCACGTCATCGCGCGGGAGGTCGTCTTCGTGGACATCGCCCTCGCGCAGATCGCGGCGCTGGGGGCGGCGGCGGCGCTCCTCTGGGGCCACGACCTCGACTCGTGGGAGTCCTACGTGTTGGGCTTGAGCTTCACGATCCTGGGCGCCCTCGTTTTCGCTCTCACGCGGAGCCGGGAGCGCCGCGTCTCCCAGGAGGCAATTATCGGGGTTGTCTACGCCGTCTCGGCGGCGGCGGCCATCCTCGTCGCGGATCGCACACCCCATGGCGCCGAGCACCTTCGTGGCATGCTGGTCGGCAGCATCCTCGCCGTCAGAGGGAGCGAGGTCATCAAGGTCGCGTGTCTCTACAGCCTGATCGGTCTTTTCCACTTGCTCTGCCGGCGGCCGTTCTTCCTGATCTCGGAGTTTCCCGACCGAGCGTACGCCGAGGGCCTGCCCGTTCGCGGGTGGGATTTTCTCTTCTATGCGTCGTTCGGGGTCGTCGTGACAAGCTCCGTGCGCATCGCCGGCGTCCTCCTCGTCTTCTCGTACCTGATCGTCCCGACGCTTGCGGCTAATCTCATCGGAGGGTCTGTGGCAAGGCGGCTCGCCATCGCCTGGGGCTTCGGGACTCTGGTGAGCGTGATCGCCATGGGCGCCTCGGCCATTCTCGACCTTCCGACGGGGGCGACGGTCGTCTGTGCCTTCGGGCTCATCCTGCTCATCCTGGCCGCGGTCACACGCGCAAGGGGCGGCATGGTTCGCGCGTGA
- a CDS encoding metal ABC transporter substrate-binding protein gives MTMRRLLTLASLLATAALLLGVSSAHAQKLRIVTSTTDLKALTEIVTGDLAEVDAMARGNQNPHDLEVRPSLMVKVRRADAMIVNGLELDDWADVVVRGANNANVTPGAPGRIDASQGILVLEVPKTRVDRSMGDVHPLGNPHYSLDPGMAPQVTANILEGLARIAPKHRAAFERDRQQFLARLQEAMARWTRMLEPYKGAPVVANHAFYTYLLTRFGLVQVGTIEERPGIPATANHLVKLINLIKEDRVKLIVTEPWSDLKLIQRVAQESGAQVATLAATVGAVKGTDTFIEAVDFNVRTLAQMLK, from the coding sequence ATGACCATGCGACGACTCCTGACCCTGGCCTCTCTGCTGGCAACCGCCGCACTGTTGCTCGGCGTATCGTCGGCTCACGCGCAAAAGCTGCGCATCGTCACCAGCACCACCGACCTGAAAGCGCTCACCGAGATCGTCACCGGAGACCTGGCCGAGGTGGACGCGATGGCGCGCGGGAACCAGAATCCGCACGACCTCGAGGTGCGTCCGAGCCTCATGGTGAAAGTCCGGAGGGCGGATGCCATGATCGTCAATGGCCTCGAGCTCGACGACTGGGCCGACGTGGTCGTCCGGGGCGCCAACAATGCGAACGTGACCCCCGGCGCGCCCGGTCGTATCGACGCCTCGCAGGGCATCCTCGTCCTCGAGGTGCCCAAGACGCGCGTGGACCGGTCCATGGGCGACGTCCATCCGCTCGGCAATCCTCACTACAGCCTCGACCCGGGGATGGCGCCGCAGGTCACCGCCAATATCCTCGAGGGGCTGGCCCGGATCGCCCCCAAGCACCGTGCGGCCTTCGAGCGCGACCGACAACAGTTCCTCGCCCGTCTCCAGGAAGCCATGGCGCGCTGGACCCGGATGCTCGAGCCATACAAGGGTGCGCCGGTGGTAGCCAACCATGCCTTCTACACCTACCTCCTCACGCGCTTCGGGCTCGTCCAGGTCGGGACGATCGAGGAGCGGCCCGGGATACCCGCGACGGCGAACCATCTCGTCAAGCTCATCAATCTGATCAAGGAGGATCGCGTGAAGCTGATCGTCACGGAGCCGTGGAGCGACCTCAAGCTGATCCAGCGGGTGGCGCAGGAATCGGGAGCGCAGGTCGCCACGCTGGCTGCCACGGTCGGGGCCGTGAAGGGAACGGACACCTTCATCGAGGCCGTCGATTTCAACGTCAGGACGCTCGCCCAGATGCTCAAATAG